A single region of the Micropterus dolomieu isolate WLL.071019.BEF.003 ecotype Adirondacks linkage group LG18, ASM2129224v1, whole genome shotgun sequence genome encodes:
- the LOC123986890 gene encoding SPRY domain-containing protein 3-like — protein MAEVLRLYNGNTVGQQFGPKCCRGDRIGCGISLDSDDGQLTVFFTKNGKEVGSVEIPASPDALYPAVGMHSLGEEVLLDLNAEWGMEEDDGQMIVDSHEEDWGRLHDVKETGTLLEYVGKGKSIVDVGLAQARRPLSTRFHYYELEITDAGEKCYIALGLARRDYPKNRHPGWSRGSIAYHADDGKLFQGSGVGDAFGPRCFEGDIMGCGIMFPRDYSLDDEVDDWDFDVPPKASEVQNDLYASNDDEEDEREDMEGRKVTVFFTRNGKVVGRREVALPVGGLYPTIGMMSTGEKVRVDLHPLSG, from the exons ATGGCAGAGGTCCTTAG GCTGTATAATGGCAACACTGTAGGACAGCAGTTTGgtccaaaatgctgcagagGTGACCGAATCGGTTGTGGAATATCCCTGGACTCTGATGATGGACAGTTAACTGTGTTTTTTACCAAGAATGGCAAAGAA GTCGGCAGTGTGGAAATCCCAGCATCTCCTGATGCTCTCTACCCTGCTGTGGGAATGCACTCTCTGGGGGAAGAAGTGCTGTTGGACCTGAACGCTGAATGGGGGATGGAGGAGGATGATGGACAGATGATAGTGGATAGCCATGAAGAGGACTGGGGCCGTCTTCATGACGTCAAGGAAACCGGCACG CTGCTGGAGTACGTGGGTAAAGGGAAGAGCATCGTGGACGTGGGCTTGGCTCAGGCCCGTCGGCCTCTCAGCACGCGCTTCCACTACTATGAACTGGAGATCACAGATGCTGGAGAGAAGTGTTACATCGCCCTGGGGCTGGCACGCAGG GACTACCCCAAAAACAGACATCCAGGTTGGAGCAGAGGGTCCATAGCCTATCATGCAG ATGATGGCAAGTTGTTCCAGGGCAGTGGGGTCGGGGATGCCTTTGGACCACGCTGCTTTGAAGGCGACATTATGGGCTGTGGGATCATGTTTCCACGCGACTACAGCCTTGATG ATGAAGTGGATGACTGGGACTTCGATGTGCCTCCCAAGGCCAGTGAGGTTCAGAATGACTTGTATGCAAGCAATGACGATGAGGAAGATGAGCGAGAAGATATGGAGGGGAGAAAGGTCACG GTGTTCTTCACCAGAAATGGAAAGGTGGTGGGCCGGAGGGAAGTGGCCTTACCTGTAGGAGGCTTGTACCCCACGATTGGCATGATGAGCACTGGGGAGAAGGTCAGAGTGGACCTGCACCCCCTCAGCGGCTGA
- the LOC123956520 gene encoding E3 ubiquitin-protein ligase MARCHF9-like: protein MFKYRIRMFFSELKVLLLMRSGSSRRTDTGTDPGSQTRMRGFAIGGCGWPPLNCSHRDDEEEYYGSDPRPRSLAFEDDEGAKPQGGSLDASSLPSLSESGMRSPQCRICFQGPEKGELLSPCRCAGSVRCTHQSCLIRWISERGSWSCELCYFKYQVLAISTKNPLQWQAISLTVIEKVQIAAIILGSLFLIASISWLVWSSLSPSAKWQRQDLLFQICYGMYGFMDVVCIGLIIHEGSSVYRIFKRWQAVNQQWKVLNYEKAKDLGDPISSSSKGAGRVERNSSHTVTDSGRGASRHVRTILNHHCGYTILHILSQLRPNNLHRTNQEVVMRVTTV, encoded by the exons ATGTTTAAGTATCGCATCCGAATGTTTTTCAGTGAACTCAAAGTGTTGCTACTGATGCGCTCTGGATCAAGCAGGAGGACTGATACAGGCACAGACCCGGGCTCGCAGACCAGGATGCGAGGGTTCGCTATAGGGGGCTGTGGCTGGCCGCCGTTGAACTGCTCTCACCGGGACGATGAGGAGGAATATTACGGCTCTGACCCACGGCCACGCAGCCTGGCATTTGAGGATGATGAAGGAGCCAAACCCCAGGGAGGGAGCCTGGACGCCTCTTCCCTCCCGAGTCTCTCGGAAAGCGGGATGCGATCACCGCAGTGCCGGATCTGCTTCCAGGGGCCGGAGAAG GGGGAGTTGTTGAGCCCGTGTCGCTGTGCTGGCTCTGTGCGCTGTACTCACCAGTCCTGCCTTATCCGCTGGATCAGTGAGAGAGGCTCCTGGAGCTGTGAGCTCTGTTACTTCAAGTACCAGGTCCTGGCCATCAGCACCAAAAACCCACTGCAG TGGCAGGCCATTTCCCTGACTGTGATTGAGAAGGTGCAGATTGCGGCCATTATCCTCGGCTCCTTGTTCCTCATTGCCAGTATCTCCTGGTTGGTGTGGTCCTCTCTCAGCCCCTCAGCCAAATGGCAGCGGCAGGACCTTCTCTTTCAGATATGCTACGGCATGTATGGCTTCATGGACGTAGTTTGTATAG GCCTTATAATCCATGAAGGGTCGTCTGTTTACCGGATCTTTAAGCGCTGGCAGGCAGTGAACCAGCAGTGGAAAGTGCTGAATTATGAGAAAGCGAAGGACTTAGGTGACCCCATCAGTTCCAGCAGTAAAGGCGCTGGTCGTGTTGAGAGGAACTCTTCTCACACTGTGACAGACAGCGGCCGGGGGGCGAGTCGACACGTCAGGACTATTCTCAACCACCACTGTGGCTATACAATTTTGCACATCCTCAGCCAGTTAAGACCCAACAACCTGCACCGTACCAACCAAGAGGTGGTCATGAGGGTGACGACTGTATGA
- the LOC123956522 gene encoding cyclin-dependent kinase 4-like (The sequence of the model RefSeq protein was modified relative to this genomic sequence to represent the inferred CDS: added 60 bases not found in genome assembly) produces the protein MAHGTSIQYEPLAEIGGGAYGTVYKARDTESGQFVALKSVRVQTDQNGLPISTVREVALLRRLEQFDHPNVVRLMDVCATQRSDQETKVTLVFEHVDQDLKTYLERAPAPGLSPAHIKDLMRQLVCGLAFLHSNRVMHRDLKPENILVTSQGQVKLADFGLARIYSCHMALTPVVVTLWYHTNTLLCRVYSIS, from the exons ATGGCCCACGGCACCAGTATCCAGTATGAGCCACTGGCAGAGATCGGAGGAGGCGCTTACGGGACGGTTTATAAGGCCCGAGATACAGAGAGCGGACAGTTTGTGGCTCTGAAGAGCGTGCGTGTCCAGACGGACCAAAATGGCCTCCCAATCTCCACGGTCAGAGAGGTGGCTCTTTTGAGAAGGCTGGAGCAGTTTGACCACCCCAACGTGGTCAG GCTCATGGATGTATGTGCCACCCAGAGGTCGGACCAGGAGACTAAAGTCACACTGGTGTTTGAACATGTGGACCAAGACCTCAAGACGTACCTAGAGAGAGCCCCAGCTCCAGGATTATCCCCTGCCCACATTAAA GACCTGATGAGGCAGTTGGTGTGCGGTCTTGCATTCCTGCACTCTAACCGCGTGATGCACCGAGACCTGAAACCAGAGAATATTCTGGTAACCAGCCAGGGCCAGGTGAAGCTGGCTGACTTTGGACTGGCCAGGATCTACAGCTGCCACATGGCCCTCACTCCTGTG